A region from the Tachyglossus aculeatus isolate mTacAcu1 chromosome Y4, mTacAcu1.pri, whole genome shotgun sequence genome encodes:
- the NIT1 gene encoding deaminated glutathione amidase isoform X1, protein MGCGGRWGRPPGLRAAGTRPGVETRWDGGDPEPVSPPPALDFPASRSPAMSSPRPPPGPGPPLVAVCQVTSTPDKEQSFAGCAGLVREAAAGGAVLACLPEAFDFIARDPAETLRLAEPLAGDLVGRYSRLARECGVWLSLGGFHERGPDWETTPRIYNCHVLLDSHGSVVATYRKTHLCDVELPGQGPMRESGHTLPGPALAAPVSTPVGKLGLAICYDLRFPELSLALAQAGAEILTFPSAFGCITGPAHWEVLLRARAIETQCYVVAAAQCGRHHGRRSSYGHSLVVDPWGTVVARGPEGPGLLLAPVDLDHLRHVRRQIPVFRHRRPDLYGHPGRALGGRLAGDPAL, encoded by the exons ATGGGGTGCGGGGGCCGTTGGGGGAGGCCCCCTGGGCTACGGGCAGCGGGGACCCGTCCCGGGGTAGAGACTCGGTGGGACGGGGGCGACCCCGAGCCCgtctcccccccgcccgccctcgACTTTCCCGCCTCCAGGTCGCCGGCCATGTCGTCGCCGCGGCCGCCGCCGGGCCCCGGGCCTCCGCTGGTGGCCGTGTGCCAGGTCACCTCGACGCCGGACAAGGAGCAGAGCTTCGCGGGCTGCGCCGGGCTGGtgcgggaggcggcggcgggcggcgCCGTGCTGGCCTGCCTGCCCGAGGCCTTCGACTTCATCGCCCGCGACCCCGCCGAGACGCTGCGGCTGGCCGAGCCGCTGGCCGGGGACCTCGTGGGCCGCTACAGCCGGCTGGCCAG ggAGTGCGGCGTCTGGCTGTCCCTGGGCGGATTCCACGAGCGCGGACCGGACTGGGAGACCACCCCGCGGATCTACAACTGCCACGTGCTGCTGGACAGCCACG GCAGCGTGGTGGCCACGTACAGGAAGACTCACCTGTGCGACGTGGAGCTGCCGGGGCAGGGGCCCATGCGGGAGAGCGGCCACACGCTGCCCGGCCCGGCGCTGGCCGCCCCCGTCAGCACGCCCGTGGGCAAG cTGGGCCTAGCCATCTGCTACGACCTGCGCTTCCCGGAGCTCTCCTTGGCGCTGGCGCAGGCGGGAGCCGagatcctcaccttcccctcgGCCTTCGGCTGCATCACGGGCCCGGCCCACTGGGAG GTCCTGCTCCGGGCCCGGGCCATCGAGACGCAGTGCTACGTGGTGGCGGCGGCCCAGTGCGGGCGGCACCACGGCCGGCGCAGCAGCTACGGCCACAGCCTGGTGGTGGACCCCTGGGGGACCGTGGTGGCCCGGGGGCCCGAGGGGCCCGGCCTCCTCCTGGCGCCCGTCGACCTGGACCACCTGCGCCACGTCCGCCGCCAGATCCCCGTCTTCCGGCACCGCCGGCCCGACCTCTACGGCCACCCGGGCCGGGCCCTGGGCGGCCGCCTGGCCGGCGACCCGGCCCTCTGA
- the NIT1 gene encoding deaminated glutathione amidase isoform X2, whose product MLGPARRTPQLLARLLPPSPSRAALPRSPAMSSPRPPPGPGPPLVAVCQVTSTPDKEQSFAGCAGLVREAAAGGAVLACLPEAFDFIARDPAETLRLAEPLAGDLVGRYSRLARECGVWLSLGGFHERGPDWETTPRIYNCHVLLDSHGSVVATYRKTHLCDVELPGQGPMRESGHTLPGPALAAPVSTPVGKLGLAICYDLRFPELSLALAQAGAEILTFPSAFGCITGPAHWEVLLRARAIETQCYVVAAAQCGRHHGRRSSYGHSLVVDPWGTVVARGPEGPGLLLAPVDLDHLRHVRRQIPVFRHRRPDLYGHPGRALGGRLAGDPAL is encoded by the exons AT GCTGGGCCCCGCCCGCCGGACCCCCCAGCTCCTCGCCCGCCTGCTGCCCCCATCCCCAAGCCGGGCGGCCCTGCCTAG GTCGCCGGCCATGTCGTCGCCGCGGCCGCCGCCGGGCCCCGGGCCTCCGCTGGTGGCCGTGTGCCAGGTCACCTCGACGCCGGACAAGGAGCAGAGCTTCGCGGGCTGCGCCGGGCTGGtgcgggaggcggcggcgggcggcgCCGTGCTGGCCTGCCTGCCCGAGGCCTTCGACTTCATCGCCCGCGACCCCGCCGAGACGCTGCGGCTGGCCGAGCCGCTGGCCGGGGACCTCGTGGGCCGCTACAGCCGGCTGGCCAG ggAGTGCGGCGTCTGGCTGTCCCTGGGCGGATTCCACGAGCGCGGACCGGACTGGGAGACCACCCCGCGGATCTACAACTGCCACGTGCTGCTGGACAGCCACG GCAGCGTGGTGGCCACGTACAGGAAGACTCACCTGTGCGACGTGGAGCTGCCGGGGCAGGGGCCCATGCGGGAGAGCGGCCACACGCTGCCCGGCCCGGCGCTGGCCGCCCCCGTCAGCACGCCCGTGGGCAAG cTGGGCCTAGCCATCTGCTACGACCTGCGCTTCCCGGAGCTCTCCTTGGCGCTGGCGCAGGCGGGAGCCGagatcctcaccttcccctcgGCCTTCGGCTGCATCACGGGCCCGGCCCACTGGGAG GTCCTGCTCCGGGCCCGGGCCATCGAGACGCAGTGCTACGTGGTGGCGGCGGCCCAGTGCGGGCGGCACCACGGCCGGCGCAGCAGCTACGGCCACAGCCTGGTGGTGGACCCCTGGGGGACCGTGGTGGCCCGGGGGCCCGAGGGGCCCGGCCTCCTCCTGGCGCCCGTCGACCTGGACCACCTGCGCCACGTCCGCCGCCAGATCCCCGTCTTCCGGCACCGCCGGCCCGACCTCTACGGCCACCCGGGCCGGGCCCTGGGCGGCCGCCTGGCCGGCGACCCGGCCCTCTGA